A window from Streptomyces sp. NBC_00335 encodes these proteins:
- a CDS encoding nuclear transport factor 2 family protein: MPAERLTEDAIRAFAEKWYVALDQHVQPDQVLALITEDLEFKVPEDTFVGHQGFGRWYEAVTNRFFDEVHTVTKVEPVIEGDRAIVRVLVNWQAKIWDPPAARSVWLGFDADQTWTVVAGPDGPLIRQYTVNELEPMPGSASL; this comes from the coding sequence ATGCCAGCCGAGCGGCTGACCGAGGACGCGATCCGCGCCTTCGCCGAGAAGTGGTACGTGGCCCTGGACCAGCACGTCCAGCCGGACCAGGTGCTGGCCCTGATCACCGAGGACCTGGAGTTCAAGGTCCCGGAGGACACCTTCGTGGGCCACCAGGGCTTCGGCCGCTGGTACGAGGCGGTCACGAACCGCTTCTTCGACGAGGTGCACACGGTGACGAAGGTGGAGCCCGTCATCGAGGGCGACCGGGCGATCGTCCGGGTCCTCGTCAACTGGCAGGCCAAGATCTGGGACCCGCCGGCCGCCCGCAGCGTGTGGCTGGGCTTCGACGCCGACCAGACCTGGACCGTGGTCGCCGGGCCCGACGGGCCGCTGATCCGCCAGTACACCGTCAACGAACTGGAGCCCATGCCCGGTTCCGCCTCCCTCTGA
- a CDS encoding nuclear transport factor 2 family protein, producing the protein MTEVTRERVEAAYRALGSGDRARILEYYAEDLRWQVPGNHPLAGWYESLDAFLELMGQTHKLTGGTFRMDIEAVLVGEDCSADVCRNVAVRGGADESSRSPYERMDYPVFHFMRWRDGRIVEGHDGLFGDTATAFSQFWAPFAPDGTRRDQ; encoded by the coding sequence ATGACCGAAGTGACACGGGAGCGGGTCGAGGCGGCGTACCGCGCCCTCGGCTCCGGCGACCGGGCCAGGATCCTGGAGTACTACGCGGAGGACCTGCGCTGGCAGGTCCCCGGCAACCACCCGCTCGCCGGCTGGTACGAGAGCCTGGACGCCTTCCTGGAGCTGATGGGACAGACCCACAAGCTCACGGGCGGCACCTTCCGCATGGACATCGAAGCGGTCCTCGTCGGCGAGGACTGCAGCGCGGACGTCTGCCGCAACGTCGCCGTGCGCGGCGGCGCCGACGAGTCGAGCCGCTCCCCGTACGAGCGGATGGACTACCCGGTCTTCCACTTCATGCGCTGGCGCGACGGGCGGATCGTCGAGGGCCACGACGGTCTCTTCGGCGACACGGCCACGGCCTTCAGCCAGTTCTGGGCGCCCTTCGCGCCGGACGGAACCCGCAGGGACCAGTAG
- a CDS encoding nuclear transport factor 2 family protein, with product MSAMDARQILQKYYEYANAGDWDSWCDLFAEDQVMDEQLAGHIEGLETLRSMMKGMGTMYRVFRNEPVHFLVDGEKAAAVSHLTAVTPSGEEIEAEVMNFFRIVDGKIAYMANHHDTVPFQVLGQG from the coding sequence ATGAGCGCCATGGACGCGCGGCAGATCTTGCAGAAGTACTACGAGTACGCCAACGCCGGTGACTGGGACAGCTGGTGCGACCTGTTCGCCGAGGACCAGGTCATGGACGAGCAGCTCGCCGGCCACATCGAGGGACTGGAGACGCTGCGGTCGATGATGAAGGGCATGGGGACCATGTACCGGGTCTTCCGCAACGAGCCCGTGCACTTCCTCGTCGACGGGGAGAAGGCCGCGGCCGTCTCCCACCTGACCGCGGTCACTCCCTCCGGGGAGGAGATCGAGGCCGAGGTCATGAACTTCTTCCGGATCGTGGACGGAAAGATCGCCTACATGGCGAACCACCACGACACGGTTCCCTTCCAGGTGCTCGGCCAGGGCTGA
- a CDS encoding GMC family oxidoreductase has product MAVDEYDYIVVGSGTAGSVLANRLSEDPDVSVLVLEAGAGRIPPEVDDPSSWYKLLGGPVDWGYTSVPQPGLDGRRTYEPRGKAPGGSSNLYIMMHIRGHASDFDNWAYQGAAGWAHEDVLPYFSLLEGQEDATAPTTGTRGPQRITHAGRHGPNPVSRAFIDAAVELGHEEIADFNTDGPRRGLFGTGWHHIDVADGRRQGVLAAYLEPALDRSNLTLRTSAQSTRLLFDGDTCTGVEYVQLQAPATLSDSDAAGRTVRDGHSTAPEPGPHTVRARREVIVAAGAIESPKLLLLSGIGHPEQLREHGIATVAELPGVGENFHNHVLTGLMAEVTQELPPPAQNLSESALFLSSRPGLPAPDLQIAFVHVPFDVIVGQDHPNTVSILPGVVRPVSRGWIKLASADPLAHPLIHPNYLGDRWDLERMVQGVKTARELFATSAFSPWYKQELQPGPGYVSDEDLRTFVKQKSESYHHQAGSCRMGIDDLSVVDPELRVHGVRNLRVVDASVMPAVPSGNCHTAIAMIAERAADFLKGVSRV; this is encoded by the coding sequence ATGGCCGTGGATGAGTACGACTACATCGTCGTGGGATCCGGCACCGCCGGCAGCGTCCTGGCGAACCGCCTCTCCGAGGACCCGGACGTCAGCGTCCTGGTCCTGGAGGCGGGAGCGGGCCGCATCCCTCCCGAGGTGGACGATCCGTCCTCCTGGTACAAGCTGCTCGGCGGGCCCGTCGACTGGGGGTACACCAGCGTCCCGCAGCCCGGGCTGGACGGCCGCCGCACGTACGAGCCGCGCGGCAAGGCCCCCGGCGGCAGCAGCAACCTCTACATCATGATGCACATCCGGGGCCACGCCTCGGACTTCGACAACTGGGCCTACCAGGGCGCGGCCGGCTGGGCGCACGAGGACGTACTGCCCTACTTCTCGCTGCTGGAGGGCCAGGAGGACGCCACCGCGCCGACCACCGGCACCCGCGGGCCCCAGCGGATCACCCACGCCGGGCGGCACGGCCCCAACCCGGTCTCCCGCGCCTTCATCGACGCCGCCGTCGAGCTCGGCCACGAGGAGATCGCCGACTTCAACACCGACGGGCCCCGGCGCGGTCTCTTCGGCACCGGCTGGCACCACATCGACGTGGCCGACGGCCGCCGCCAGGGCGTCCTCGCCGCCTACCTGGAGCCGGCCCTCGACCGCTCCAACCTGACCCTGCGCACCAGTGCGCAGAGCACCCGGCTGCTCTTCGACGGGGACACCTGCACGGGCGTGGAGTACGTCCAGCTCCAGGCCCCCGCCACGCTTTCGGACAGCGACGCCGCCGGCCGGACCGTGCGCGACGGGCACAGCACCGCTCCCGAGCCCGGGCCGCACACCGTACGGGCCCGCCGGGAGGTGATCGTGGCCGCCGGGGCGATCGAATCGCCGAAGCTGCTGCTGCTCTCCGGGATCGGGCACCCCGAGCAGCTGCGCGAGCACGGCATCGCGACCGTCGCCGAACTGCCCGGGGTCGGCGAGAACTTCCACAACCACGTACTGACCGGGCTGATGGCCGAGGTCACCCAGGAACTGCCGCCGCCCGCGCAGAACTTGTCGGAGAGCGCGCTGTTCCTCTCGTCCCGGCCGGGGCTGCCGGCGCCGGACCTGCAGATCGCCTTCGTGCACGTGCCGTTCGACGTGATCGTCGGTCAGGACCATCCGAACACGGTGTCCATCCTGCCGGGTGTCGTCCGTCCCGTCTCGCGGGGCTGGATCAAGCTGGCGAGCGCCGATCCGCTGGCCCACCCGTTGATCCACCCGAACTACCTGGGCGACCGCTGGGACTTGGAGCGGATGGTCCAGGGCGTCAAGACCGCCCGGGAGCTCTTCGCGACCTCCGCCTTCTCGCCCTGGTACAAGCAGGAGCTCCAGCCCGGACCGGGCTACGTGTCCGACGAGGACCTGCGCACCTTCGTGAAGCAGAAGTCGGAGAGCTACCACCACCAGGCCGGCTCCTGCCGCATGGGCATCGACGACCTCTCCGTCGTCGACCCCGAACTGCGGGTGCACGGCGTACGGAACCTGCGCGTCGTCGACGCCAGCGTGATGCCCGCCGTCCCGTCGGGCAACTGCCACACCGCCATCGCGATGATCGCCGAGCGCGCGGCGGACTTCCTGAAGGGGGTGTCCCGTGTCTGA
- a CDS encoding DJ-1/PfpI family protein: protein MSEVVLREGALTGTRIAVLIESDFYEPEIFYYGRRFAEEGAEVDFLTRLWGNDSITFSGHEYRAPFTATRSLEGLSDEELRRYAAIIVPSGMVADRLRYTEDVDVLAPATELLRRAFEEPTVLKAVICHGMWLAASIPDKIRGRKVVCHNNLIGDVRNMGGEYVDEDVVVDGDLVTGRTGAHHHLFARRIIELIAADRGGRRAQGAQDARDARGTG, encoded by the coding sequence GTGTCTGAAGTGGTCCTGCGCGAGGGTGCGCTGACCGGGACCCGGATCGCGGTCCTGATCGAGAGCGACTTCTACGAGCCGGAGATCTTCTACTACGGCCGCCGGTTCGCGGAGGAGGGAGCCGAGGTCGACTTCCTGACCCGGCTGTGGGGCAACGACTCCATCACCTTCTCCGGGCACGAGTACCGGGCGCCCTTCACCGCGACCCGGTCCCTGGAGGGGCTGAGCGACGAGGAGCTGCGCCGGTACGCGGCGATCATCGTGCCCTCGGGCATGGTGGCCGACCGGCTGCGGTACACCGAGGACGTGGACGTACTGGCGCCGGCGACGGAGCTGCTGCGCCGGGCCTTCGAGGAGCCGACCGTCCTCAAGGCGGTGATCTGCCACGGCATGTGGCTGGCCGCCTCGATCCCGGACAAGATCCGCGGCCGCAAGGTCGTCTGCCACAACAACCTCATCGGCGACGTCCGGAACATGGGCGGCGAGTACGTGGACGAGGACGTGGTGGTCGACGGCGACCTGGTCACCGGACGCACCGGCGCCCACCACCACCTGTTCGCCCGCCGGATCATCGAGCTGATCGCCGCCGACCGGGGCGGGCGGCGCGCCCAGGGCGCGCAGGACGCCCGGGACGCGCGGGGCACCGGCTGA
- a CDS encoding VOC family protein produces the protein MAPMVWSHVGLNCADQKTTEDFYTRYLGFARARVVDLGDASIIFLRQGDVYLELFAAGTEPADTAQHDGPAAPGRMRHLAFQTDSVDGFLATLGDAAEVTLGPLDFDDFICGWRTVWVRDPDGVIVEVSQGFEDEHGREYGREQGHDHEDKDGA, from the coding sequence ATGGCCCCGATGGTCTGGTCGCACGTGGGCCTGAACTGCGCCGACCAGAAGACCACCGAGGACTTCTACACCCGGTACTTGGGCTTCGCCCGGGCCCGGGTGGTCGACCTCGGAGACGCATCGATCATCTTCCTCCGCCAGGGCGACGTGTACCTGGAGCTCTTCGCGGCGGGCACCGAACCGGCCGACACGGCTCAGCACGACGGGCCGGCGGCGCCGGGCCGGATGCGGCACCTGGCCTTCCAGACCGACAGCGTGGACGGCTTCCTGGCCACGCTCGGCGATGCGGCCGAAGTGACCCTGGGGCCACTGGACTTCGACGATTTCATCTGCGGGTGGCGGACCGTGTGGGTCCGCGATCCCGACGGGGTGATCGTCGAGGTCAGCCAGGGATTCGAGGACGAGCACGGCCGGGAGTACGGCCGCGAGCAAGGCCACGACCACGAAGACAAGGACGGTGCATGA
- a CDS encoding AGE family epimerase/isomerase, which translates to MADAVSFSFSDTIAGYVGRFDSGTRLLRLKTSDGREFDVSLAGDPSAELVRNLDEPYIDASGHIDEMLSPGRFLYVYGVHYPEQGGRFEAKRLVFLGRGAEDYRFEEPSWWIKQIESLADFYKRAQFGDGPVDFAEYRTEIRLGGDKTASHVQETDTISRLVYGMASAYLLTGKDEYLEVAERGTEYLRKHMRVVDSEEDVVFWYHGISVDGDSERKLFTSEFSDDYDAIPMYEQIYALAGPIQTYRVTGDIRIKNDADATIRLFDKFFKDPEQGGYYSHIDPILFSADHESLGENAERKNWNSVGDHAPAYLINLYLATGEQRYADFLEYTFDTIADKFPDYKNSPFVQERFFRDWSHDTAHSWQQNRAVVGHNLKIAWNLMRMNSLKAKPAYEELARKIGEIMPAVGSDVQRGGWYDVVERVKSGGEETYRFAWHDRKAWWQQEQAILAYLILNGTVGGDANLREARQAQAFYNTFFLDHDEGAVYFNVLASGTPYLLGTERLKGSHSMSMYHSAELCYLSAVYNNLLINGREMDFHFQPDPTNLPDRVLRVSPDLLPAGSVRIASVEIDEKPYTDFDADALTVRLPDVQGRVKVKVRLRPTAQ; encoded by the coding sequence ATGGCGGACGCCGTGAGCTTCTCCTTCTCCGACACGATCGCCGGCTACGTCGGCCGCTTCGACTCCGGGACCCGGCTGCTGAGGCTGAAGACCTCGGACGGCCGCGAGTTCGACGTCTCCCTGGCCGGGGACCCCAGCGCCGAGCTGGTCCGCAACCTGGACGAGCCGTACATCGACGCCTCCGGGCACATCGACGAGATGCTCTCGCCGGGACGGTTCCTCTACGTCTACGGGGTGCACTACCCCGAGCAGGGCGGCCGCTTCGAGGCCAAGCGCCTGGTGTTCCTGGGCCGCGGGGCCGAGGACTACCGCTTCGAGGAACCCAGCTGGTGGATCAAGCAGATCGAGTCGCTGGCCGACTTCTACAAGCGGGCGCAGTTCGGCGACGGGCCGGTGGACTTCGCCGAGTACCGCACCGAGATCCGGCTCGGCGGCGACAAGACCGCCAGTCATGTCCAGGAGACCGACACGATCTCCCGCCTGGTCTACGGCATGGCCTCGGCCTACCTGCTGACCGGCAAGGACGAGTACCTGGAGGTCGCCGAGCGGGGCACCGAGTACCTGCGCAAGCACATGCGGGTCGTGGACAGTGAGGAGGACGTGGTCTTCTGGTACCACGGCATCAGCGTCGACGGGGACAGCGAACGCAAGCTGTTCACCTCGGAGTTCTCCGACGACTACGACGCGATCCCGATGTACGAGCAGATCTACGCCCTGGCCGGCCCGATCCAGACCTACCGGGTCACCGGCGACATCCGGATCAAGAACGACGCGGACGCCACCATCCGGCTCTTCGACAAGTTCTTCAAGGACCCGGAGCAGGGCGGCTACTACTCGCACATCGACCCGATCCTCTTCAGCGCCGACCACGAGTCCCTCGGGGAGAACGCGGAGCGCAAGAACTGGAACTCGGTCGGCGACCACGCCCCCGCGTACCTGATCAACCTGTACCTGGCGACCGGTGAGCAGCGCTACGCGGACTTCCTGGAGTACACCTTCGACACGATCGCGGACAAGTTCCCGGACTACAAGAACAGCCCCTTCGTCCAAGAGCGCTTCTTCCGCGACTGGTCCCACGACACCGCGCACAGCTGGCAGCAGAACCGCGCCGTCGTCGGCCACAACCTCAAGATCGCCTGGAACCTGATGCGGATGAACTCGCTGAAGGCCAAGCCGGCCTACGAGGAGCTGGCCCGCAAGATCGGCGAGATCATGCCGGCCGTCGGCAGCGACGTGCAGCGCGGCGGCTGGTACGACGTGGTCGAGCGCGTCAAGTCGGGGGGCGAGGAGACGTATCGTTTCGCCTGGCACGACCGCAAGGCCTGGTGGCAGCAGGAGCAGGCGATCCTCGCCTACCTCATCCTGAACGGCACCGTCGGCGGCGACGCGAACCTGCGCGAGGCGCGGCAGGCCCAGGCCTTCTACAACACCTTCTTCCTCGACCACGACGAGGGCGCCGTCTACTTCAACGTGCTCGCGAGCGGGACCCCGTACCTGCTCGGGACCGAGCGGCTCAAGGGCAGCCACTCGATGTCCATGTACCACTCGGCGGAGCTCTGCTACCTGTCCGCCGTCTACAACAACCTGCTCATCAACGGCCGGGAGATGGACTTCCACTTCCAGCCCGACCCGACGAACCTGCCCGACCGCGTGCTGCGCGTCTCGCCCGACCTGCTCCCCGCCGGCTCGGTGCGGATCGCGTCCGTCGAGATCGACGAGAAGCCGTACACGGACTTCGACGCCGACGCGCTCACCGTCCGGCTGCCCGACGTACAGGGCCGGGTCAAGGTCAAGGTCCGGCTTCGCCCGACCGCCCAGTAG
- a CDS encoding STAS domain-containing protein, with translation MTLNVKERRNKAGTVLVATGEINSETSGSLLQSLLPLVREGRPLRIDLTAVTYVSSAGLRTLLVVYREAQHAGVAVTLYGVSEEVRFVMSATGFLDFFSTGEAESAAAKAAAKTAAKAAR, from the coding sequence ATGACCCTGAACGTGAAGGAACGCCGCAACAAGGCGGGCACCGTGCTCGTCGCCACCGGCGAGATCAACAGTGAGACCTCCGGATCGCTGCTGCAGAGCCTGCTGCCGCTGGTCCGCGAGGGCCGGCCGCTGCGCATCGACCTGACGGCCGTCACCTACGTCTCCAGCGCCGGGCTGCGCACCCTGCTCGTCGTCTACCGCGAGGCCCAGCACGCAGGGGTCGCCGTCACCCTCTACGGGGTGAGCGAGGAAGTCCGGTTCGTCATGTCGGCCACCGGCTTCCTCGACTTCTTCTCCACCGGCGAGGCCGAGTCGGCGGCGGCCAAGGCCGCCGCCAAGACGGCCGCCAAGGCCGCGCGATGA